The nucleotide window CATCAATGGCCGCAACCCGCCAAGCAGCCATCGCGTCGTTGCCGATGACGTGAGGCGTGCCGTCCCCATGGCGTTGGGCACCTATGAGCGCCGCGCGCTCAAGCCGCTTGTCGAAGAGCTGGCGCCTAGCGAGCGGGACTACCTCAGGGGCATGACACACGCCATGGGCGATGGCAACATCGCCTCGACGTCCGAGGTCGCCAAGTCGGCCGGACGCAGCCAGAGCCAGCTCAGCCGCGCGCGCGAGAGCCTTATCCGCTCGGGCACCATACTGGCCCCCGCGCGCGGAAAGGTGATGTTCAACGTGCCGTATCTGCGCGGGTACATCCTGCGGGAACCCTATGCGGACCCCGATGTCTCGCGAGCCCTGGAGTGGAACGTCTAGAGTCGAGGTGCGTTGTGGTGCTATAAGGCCACAGAGAGGAGCGCCGCCATGCCTATAGCCGTCCCCATCCGTGACCTCAAGAACACCGCAGCCTTCGCCCGTCTGGTCGATGAGTCACCTGAGCCGATAACCGTCACGAAGAATGGCTACGACAAGTTCGTCGCGATGCGCAGCCAGGACTACATGTCCCTTCAGGAGGAGGTTGCCGAGGCTCGGCTCGTTCGCATCGTGACGGAGGGGGACCGGTCCTATGGGGCGGGTGACTATGCGGACGGTGGGCGGTTCCTGTCTGACTTGAGGGAGCGCTATGGCCTTTGATGCAGGATTACGCATGCTGCGCATGAGTGTCTCTGAAGGCCTTGCCCATGACCCCTTTGCCCATGACCCCTTCACGATGCGTTCACCCATTACGCAGGCGTGCGGTAATGCAGTAAGTAACCTGTAGTAAACTCACTGTGTCATGACGGCGGACCCGAGGGGTCGTCGCTCGCCACTCCGGCGACCTGTCCGATGGGCAGTCTCCATGGGCGAGTCGGCTTCCATCGGGCCCATGCAGACGAGGGGAGCGGGGCGATGAGGCTTGCAGAGGCAGGCGCCGGTGACAGCGTGAGGGTCATCAAGATAGGTGGTGGGATGCGGCAGGTCTGCCGTTTCGCCTCCGTTGGCATCATTCCCGGCAGCGTCGTGCGAGTCGTCCGCAACGACCCGCATCGCCCCCTACTTGCCTTCAACCGGGACACGCTTCTGGCGCTTGGCAAGGACGAGTGCGGAGACATCCAGGTGGGGGAGGTGAGCGCATGACGGGGTCAACGCTCTCGCTTGCCCTGCTCGGGCAGCCGAACTCGGGCAAGTCCACCCTCTTTAACAGGCTGACGGGATCGCACCAGCATGTGGGCAACTGGCCAGGGAAGACCGTGGAGCAAAAGACGGGCAGCTTTACGCGCAATGGCACGCGCTACGAGGTCTGCGACCTTCCCGGAAGCTACAGCCTGTCCGCCCAGTCGCAGGAGGAGCGCGTCACGCAGGACTACATAGAGTCCGGTGGGGTAGACGTCATCGTGGTCATGGCCGATGCGTCGCAGCTTTCGCGAAGCCTCTACATGCTGGCCGACGTCGCTGGTATCGAGGTCCCCTGCGTGCTCGTGCTCAACATGATGGACGTGGCCCGCAGTCAGGGAAAGAGCATCGATGTGCCCCTGCTGGAGAGCCGTCTGGGGGTCCCCGTCGTGCCACTGGTCGCAAATGGCAAGGAGGGGTACGACCAACTGACGGATGCGATCGACAGCGCCGCCCAAAGGCGGTCGCTGCTCGACGAGTCGTCCATGGGCGACCTATACCGCCGGCACTCGCCCGAGTGGGTGCGCTCATTCGAGGGTAACGCAGGTGCGCCTGGCAATGCGCCCTCCTCCGGCGCGGGCGGCGCTCGGGGCTTTGGCTCCATGTGGCTCGCGGCGCGCGATGCCTCGGCGAGCGAGGCGGGGGCCGTGTCCTGCGCCGAGGCCCGCTTCGCCTGGGTGGACCGGATGCTCGAGGGCGTGCAGGTCGCGGATCACGGCCCCACGCATCGGCTGGCAAGGCTCGACGGGGCGCTCCTCTCGCGCCGCTGGGGCAAGCTCGTGTCAACGGGCATCATCCTCCTGGGGCTCATAGCTGCGATGCTGGTCGCGTCTCCCGTCATGATGGCAGGGATGGGCGTGGTGGGCTCGCTCGAGATGCCCATCTATGACGGGTTGTCGCAGGTAGGCACCAGCGAGTTTCTGGCTGCCTACGTCTCGCAGGGCCTCGTCACCGCAGTGGGGTACTCCCTTGCCATGGCGGGATTCTGCTTCGGCGCAACCTTCGTCTTTGGGCTCTTGGAGGAGACGGGCGTCGTCGCGCGCATCAGCTATGCCTTTGACGACTGGATGAGCGCCCTCGGCCTGCAGGGCAAGGTCATCATGCCGTTCATGATGAGCCTCGGCTGCACCATGGCGGGCGTCACGGGTACGCGCGTGGTGGACTCCTGGGGCCAGCGTCTCCTGGCCACGATGCTCAGCTGGGCCGTGCCCTGCGGGGCGACCTTTGCGATCATCCCCACCATCGCCATCGTGTTCTTTGGACCTGGGGGCATGGCCCTTGTCATCCTGGGCATCTTTGCCGTAATGACGCTGGTCATGTTCGTGATATCGCGGCTCTTTGGCAGGCGTCTCAACCCCGAGGACGAACGCTCGGGCCTGGTCATGGAGCTGCCTCCCTATCACAGGCCCAAGTTCCTTGCGCTTCTCTCCACGTCCGCACGGCACGGCGTGGGGGTCTTCAGACGTGCGCTCGCCATCGTGATCGTCTCGTCCACCCTGTTCTGGGTGCTCTCATGGTCGCCCTCGGGTGGGGTCGAAGGCTCGATGCTCTATGCCATGGGGCATGCCATCGAGCCGGTCACGCGCGTGTTCGGCATGGGATGGAAGACCTTCGTCGCCTTCCTGGCGTCGATGTTCGCCAAGGAGGCCTCGCTGGGTGTGCTCTCCGCCCTCTGCCAGGCCGATGCCTCGCAGGGCCTCTACGCGGCCGCGTCCGCTGCCAAGTCGACCGGTGCCGCCAGCACCGCTGGCCTTGCGGCGGGCATCCCACCGGCGGAGGCATTGGCCTACATGTTTGCGGTGACCTTCAACGTCCCCTGCGCCATGGCCCTCTCCACGACGTATTCCGAGACGCACTCGGGCAAGTGGACGGCCATCATCGGCCTGACCTACTTCGTGCTCGCGCTGCTGATAGCGTTCGTGGTCTATCATGTGGCCGTGCTGTTCATGTAGGCGGCGATACGACTTTCTGTAAGTGGTGGCGCGACGCCCCCGTCTGACGGGCCGTGTGACGGGGGCGTCGCGGGCCGTGTCGCGATTCGCTGGGGTCGAGCTGGCCGACAGCCCCCAGCTCAGACTCGACGGAGAGTAGGCTACCAGGGAGGAAGGCGCCATGCGCATGTTCGTTGCCCTCGAACTCCCCGATGGCCTCAAGGCCGAGATCGCGGACCTGTCACGAACCCTCTCCCGCGGCTGCGGGGGACGCTTCGTGGATCACGAGGGCTATCACCTGACGCTGGCCTTCTTGGGTGTGATCGACGAGATGGGGGTGGCATTGGCTGCCGATGCGCTTGACGAGGCCTGCATCGGGATGGCGCCCGTGCGCCTCGTCCCCAATGGCCTCGGCAAGTTTGGCAGTTCGCGAGACGCAACGCTCTGGCTGGGGTTTGCCCCCGAACCAGAGCTGGTGGGGCTTTTCGGGCGCGTGCGCGACGGCTTGCGCGTCCGAGGGCTCCCTTTCGACGAGAAGCCCTTCAGTCCGCACGTCACCCTTGCACGACACGCCTGTCTGTCCGAAGGAACCTTGTCGGTCACCTCTCTTCCGGCCGAGACGGATGCCGCATGCGTCACGCTCTTCAGAAGCACGCTCAGCCCCGACGGCCCCATCTACACACCCCTTCATACGGTTGGGTGGGAGTGACCCGTCGGTTCAATGCCATCCGCCCGCATGTAGCTGCGGGATCGGCAGGTGTTAACGTGTGAGCCACTCGCGGATGCCGAACACCGACCCGCCCAGCAAGGGATTGCTTGATGGAGCGAAGGAGAAGGAAGCATTGAGACTGTCAAAGCGAAAGGGGCACAACCTTTTGGTCAGAGAGCTTTGCGACAGCGATCTCCCCGCGTTGCTCAAACTCTGCCTCGGGAACCCGCAGTATTACGCCTATCTCGGTGAGGGGCCGACCATCGAGTCGCTTGCCGCGGAGATGGGCGAGCTGCCGCCCGGATGCGCGCCGGATCGAAAGTCCTGCCTCGGCTTCTTCGATGTTGAGGGGGCGCTCATTGCCGTGCTCGACCTCGTGCGCGGCTATCCTGTCGAGAGATGTGCGTTCATCGGGTTCTTCATGGTCGACGCCTCCAGGCAGGGGGTGGGTCTCGGCAGTCGGCTCATCACTCGGCTCCTCGAGCGCCTCCACAGCGAGGGCTTCGTCCGCGTACGCCTTGCCTACGTCGAGGGCAACGAGCAGTCCCGTCGCTTTTGGGAGAGGTGCGGGTTCACGGTCGCCGGCATCCCCACGGAGCAAGGGGCTTTCGCTGTCGTGCCCATGGAGCGCGCGCTGCCGTAGCAGGCATCTCCTCGGATCAGGATATGCCTGGGAGGTACGAGGTGCATCGCCTGGCACTTTAGGTGCGGACGCGCGCTGCCCATGTCCCGCATCGCCGGCGTCAACAACCCATTGGCACTCGACAGCTAGTCCTTCCTGTTGACCCAGGTGCCGATGATGCCGCAGGCAACGCCACCAATGGGCCAGGGTGCCCAGAACCAGTAGACCTTGGTCACAAAGAGCAGTGGCAGCGCGATGATGGTTGCACCAAGCATAACGAGCGCGCAGGATGTTCCGGTTGCCTTGCTCTTCTGGCGCTCCCTCACCATGCGTCGGCGCTCGCCCTCGTCCAGATCCTCCATGGCAGACTCGAACTCCTTCTGGCTGAGCGAGCAGAGCGCCTCGGTGTTGTACTTCTCGATGTTGGTCATATCCCATAGGGCGCCTGCGTGTACGATGACGCCCACGCCTATGGCTATGAGGATCATCATCAGGCTCATGACCAGCGATTCCTGCCACGATCCGTTGTCAAATGAATCGCCCAGCACCATCGCCACAATCGCACCCAATAGGACGTTGCTGATGCCCGCCGCAAGCTCCCTGGCGCGCAGCCTCTCGTTCTTGCCGCGTTCCTTGGCAGAGTAGAAGTCGATGACGTAGGGATGCTCGCGCCTGAACGCGTTGTGGCCCGTTGTCGTTGGGATGAGGAGTGCTAGGCCTGCGGCCACGAAGATAAGGACCCCAACGCCGATGGCGATGCTGCTTGCCTCGTCGTTTGTCGACGCCGCCATTGCCTGCATGAGCGCTCCCACGAGCATGCCCGCGCCGCTTCCGCCCACGAACAGACCTACGCTCACGGCCAGGCGCAGTGCGTGGCTGCGGCAGTGCTCCTCGTAGCCTATGCTGTCGCCGGCCTCCTGCGGCATGGCACGCTTCGGCTCGCCTGCACGCGTGGTGAGGTCCCCTTGCACCAGGTCATCGATCGTGCAGTCGAAGACCTGGCAGATCTTGAGCAGCTTGTCCATCTCGGGGTAGGCACGCTCCGACTCCCACTTGGTGACGGACTGGCGGCTCACGCCCACCATCATGGCAAGCTGCTCCTGGGTCATGCCCCGCGTCGCGCGGAGGTGCTGGAGGTTGTCACGAAAGCTCATGGTAACGTCCCTTCTCTTCTCGATGGCCTTGATCGTAGCGTCTCCATCTT belongs to Olsenella uli DSM 7084 and includes:
- a CDS encoding type II toxin-antitoxin system Phd/YefM family antitoxin, producing the protein MPIAVPIRDLKNTAAFARLVDESPEPITVTKNGYDKFVAMRSQDYMSLQEEVAEARLVRIVTEGDRSYGAGDYADGGRFLSDLRERYGL
- a CDS encoding FeoA family protein; translation: MRLAEAGAGDSVRVIKIGGGMRQVCRFASVGIIPGSVVRVVRNDPHRPLLAFNRDTLLALGKDECGDIQVGEVSA
- the feoB gene encoding ferrous iron transport protein B, which produces MTGSTLSLALLGQPNSGKSTLFNRLTGSHQHVGNWPGKTVEQKTGSFTRNGTRYEVCDLPGSYSLSAQSQEERVTQDYIESGGVDVIVVMADASQLSRSLYMLADVAGIEVPCVLVLNMMDVARSQGKSIDVPLLESRLGVPVVPLVANGKEGYDQLTDAIDSAAQRRSLLDESSMGDLYRRHSPEWVRSFEGNAGAPGNAPSSGAGGARGFGSMWLAARDASASEAGAVSCAEARFAWVDRMLEGVQVADHGPTHRLARLDGALLSRRWGKLVSTGIILLGLIAAMLVASPVMMAGMGVVGSLEMPIYDGLSQVGTSEFLAAYVSQGLVTAVGYSLAMAGFCFGATFVFGLLEETGVVARISYAFDDWMSALGLQGKVIMPFMMSLGCTMAGVTGTRVVDSWGQRLLATMLSWAVPCGATFAIIPTIAIVFFGPGGMALVILGIFAVMTLVMFVISRLFGRRLNPEDERSGLVMELPPYHRPKFLALLSTSARHGVGVFRRALAIVIVSSTLFWVLSWSPSGGVEGSMLYAMGHAIEPVTRVFGMGWKTFVAFLASMFAKEASLGVLSALCQADASQGLYAAASAAKSTGAASTAGLAAGIPPAEALAYMFAVTFNVPCAMALSTTYSETHSGKWTAIIGLTYFVLALLIAFVVYHVAVLFM
- the thpR gene encoding RNA 2',3'-cyclic phosphodiesterase gives rise to the protein MRMFVALELPDGLKAEIADLSRTLSRGCGGRFVDHEGYHLTLAFLGVIDEMGVALAADALDEACIGMAPVRLVPNGLGKFGSSRDATLWLGFAPEPELVGLFGRVRDGLRVRGLPFDEKPFSPHVTLARHACLSEGTLSVTSLPAETDAACVTLFRSTLSPDGPIYTPLHTVGWE
- a CDS encoding GNAT family N-acetyltransferase, whose product is MVRELCDSDLPALLKLCLGNPQYYAYLGEGPTIESLAAEMGELPPGCAPDRKSCLGFFDVEGALIAVLDLVRGYPVERCAFIGFFMVDASRQGVGLGSRLITRLLERLHSEGFVRVRLAYVEGNEQSRRFWERCGFTVAGIPTEQGAFAVVPMERALP
- a CDS encoding helix-turn-helix transcriptional regulator, translated to MSFRDNLQHLRATRGMTQEQLAMMVGVSRQSVTKWESERAYPEMDKLLKICQVFDCTIDDLVQGDLTTRAGEPKRAMPQEAGDSIGYEEHCRSHALRLAVSVGLFVGGSGAGMLVGALMQAMAASTNDEASSIAIGVGVLIFVAAGLALLIPTTTGHNAFRREHPYVIDFYSAKERGKNERLRARELAAGISNVLLGAIVAMVLGDSFDNGSWQESLVMSLMMILIAIGVGVIVHAGALWDMTNIEKYNTEALCSLSQKEFESAMEDLDEGERRRMVRERQKSKATGTSCALVMLGATIIALPLLFVTKVYWFWAPWPIGGVACGIIGTWVNRKD